A segment of the Carassius carassius chromosome 21, fCarCar2.1, whole genome shotgun sequence genome:
TTCCTGTATTCATTAAGCTGCATCCTACAAGATACACTCTGTTTTTCAGACAGCTGCTGTTTCTCAGGATTTGCATGGCTTTAATTACAGGCTGATGTTGTTTGGTTTCAGCCGTGTGTTAAATTTAGAAAAAATCCTGCCACCAGTCCCCATAGTAACCAGCTTGTATGTTTCTATCAAGCTGACTGACAGCTCCAGTGGCTTAAGGGTTTAAAATTCGGTGTCCGTTTTCAAAGGATCAAGCTCTAATCGTGGCTTGTTTTCAAGTTATAGTATAGTCCACAGTACTTTTGTGTCCTTGAGCTGTAGTTCGCTCCAGGGCATCCGCCTCTTGGATTTAGTGTACTTTTAAAAAAGCTTGTTGTCAGCACATTGCATCTTGAGAAATCAAAGTAATTGATTTGAGTTAGACACAGGCTGTTTATTAAAAAGGTTACTGCGTCATAAATGTCAGCTCAAGGGGCTCAAGTTATTGAGGCAATTATTTTCAGAGTTACTGATATCGAATCAAAAATACTGTACTTGCAAAATGTAATTGCATTGAGTGATTTAGATCAGAAGTTCTCTATATGTGGCTATTAAAGACTTTGTCATAGAGATGATACAGGTGTTGTTTATATTCATTCCAAAGCCAAATGACTGGAGATCTCAAATTTTCAATATTTGAAAGCACCATAAAATatcatgaattttattttttttattattattttttttttttttttttcattatgcagGAAAATACTGAGACGCCCATGCAAGTTTATGCTGATCTGCATCCAGAAAAGCGGGACTGGAAGAGTCAGTTGCTCAGCATGCTGGAGCAGGGAGGAGAATATGACTTGGGCCCGTACAAAAGGATCATTTTGGACTGGACCAGAGGACAGCGCAACAGACACCCGGTGAGAAGATTCAGAAGATGCATCTGCTAAATTTCATGAGATGCATTCTGGGATGCTTTAAAAACCGTATTGAAAACATTCATAGAAAATGTggtgttaaatgtaatttattttgcaaAACAAATTCATAGGCAGACATTTACAGTAGATTTGTTTACAAAGCAGTCATTTAAGCATAAGCCTTTAGATCAAAAGGTGTGTAAGGTAATTTAATCAAGCGTGTACAAACTTTTGTCTGGTAGTGTTTATATGGTCCTCTATAAAGCAAAAAAGTTTTTTCCATAAATATATTAAGGGTTACAACATTTTCTCATGTTGTCAGAGTAATTGGTTTGATAGTGTGTAATGTTATATCAAACCATGCTGTAAATGAAGCATCTTACTCTCTCTGTTGGTCTTGTCTCGGGTTGCTCTCTGATTAAGAATTAAGATATTAACCTTGCTATGATCCTCTTGTCAGACTGGGTTGATTACAGATGACCTCACTGACTGACCTGAGAGAGACATGCTCAGCCCGCTAAGCCCTATCTATTTGTCTTACCAtatagtttttcatttaaaataatgccaTATTTGCCAAACGCTTCTACAGTAGCTTACTTCATACTGCATGGTGTAGAAAATATACcaccagggtttctgcaggtctttaaaagttcttaaagggacagttcaattctgtcatttactcgccctcaagcctcgagtttctttcttctgttgaacacaaaagaagatattttgaagaatgtgttaaccaaacagttgctggtagtcaTTGTATTTCATAGCATGGAGGGAAAAAATgctattgaagtcaatggctagTAGAAACCGTTAcaaacaatcttcaaaatatcatcttttgtatTCAGCAAAAGAAAAACTCATTAAAgggaaggggaagtcgtggcctaatggttagagagtcagacttgcaatctaaaggttgtgagttcgaatctcgggccggtaggaattgtaggtggggggagtgcatgtacagttctatctccaccttcaataccacgacttaggtgcccttgagcaaggcactgaacccccaactgctccccgggcgctgcaacataaatggctgcccactgctccgggtgtgtgttcacagtgtgtgtgtgtgtgtgtgtgtgttcactgctctgtgtgtgcacactttggatgggttaaatgcagagcacaaattctgagtatgggtcaccatacttggctgaatgtcccgtcactttcactttcactttcattaaggtttggaacaacagcgagtaaattatgacaaatataattttttggatGAAATGTAGGTGCTGAAAGTCTTAAAGGCATGGCATGAAATGTTGCATATAacactgcaaaaaatataaacattaaatattgtttttgcaaTTCAAGTATCTttaaataaagatacatttacttaaatgtactttttaataaaatgaatgtaaaagaAGTTGAGATCTGTTGAAAGTTGTAATTTCAAACAATGATTTATATTAGTGTTGCTAATATAGAGTGTGCTCcctagacatttacatttagtcaacaCATTGATGTGTTGTGTTCCTTTCAATGTAttacttcattacatttttttgtctttaaaaaggcataaaacctgcagaaaccctgactACCAACTTTTTAAAATCGTACACCGTTAAAAACTTTCTTAATTTGCATCTATGGTTTTATGAAGAAACTttgacatccatggaacctttccattgcataGAAGAAAAGTGGGGAAATGTTCATCAGCTTACTAAATGTTCTTCTCTCTAAGAAAGCCTTTTTTGACAaagttcactgaaaggttccttTCAaaagaaccaaaaatggttcttctgtagCATCACTCTTTtgcaatctttatttttaagagtgtatgcatTATGCAacaaactctctctttctctctcagcatGGTATCTGGCCGGGTGAGGCAGTGTTGATGATGCTGGATGACGTGGAGCTGCGGTGGAAGCGGGGTCACCTGTCGCATCTGCAGTCTGCTGTGGAGCTGCTCATAGGGGTCGTGCTTGGAGAACATCTGGACAAGGTGTGATGCCTCTGAAAACATTTACAACATTCAAAgactttacacatttctttcttaATTTATCTAAAAACCAGCAGCACTGACATTAAGCACAACTGTGTTTTTGTAGGAGCTCATTCCAAGACTGTGGCTGGTACAAAAACAAAAGTCCCAGACGATCGGTAAGAAGGCAATGACATTAATGCCCCAGAATTGATTTTGAAGGATAGTTACTGTACCTACAGATCCTGTAAGTGATTTCTGCTCCACTAGTGGCGCCAAGTGGAATTTCAAAAACAAAGCTTATAAATCAGATAGTCTGGTATTTTCTGGAGTACAATACTGTATATTCCAAAAATCACAGACCGCTATTTTATTAGTTTAGACATGAATACGGGCTTTCTGAtgatctttctttctctctctgatcTTCTTTAGATTGCACTGGCTACATTCCACACATAGGTGAGAGATTAATAGATTCATCaatcaaataattaaatgcattgaCATTCAGCAGCTATAGACATCAAGGCTGTCAATGCAATAGATTCTGTTATTTCTAATATTTGTTTAGTAACACAGAAATGTTGCTTTTCGTTTCAGTGTGGAACTGGATATGTGATGCTACAGGTATGTTTCAAAATTAGATATCCATATGTGTGTGAGACCTTGGACCACAAATCCCAAACTAAACCCATACAGCGCATATTTTtgagtttaaatgtatttaaatgtatatatttattcatataatttatcaaatatatttaatatatacacttaacatttttcttaaatgtatacatagatgtatgtgtatttatatacataaatatacacaaaatagacacgcatatatattatgttaacaaTATTATGTTAacaaactatatatatgtatatataaatggtgGGCCGTTGTCGGCGTTAACATGCTGCGTTAAcgcgagactcttatcgggcgataaaaaaaaatatcgccgttaatctattctcaaagttgggttgagagctgggtctatactaaacaagctatgatgactttcaccttgatattttatataaccgactggccgaggccagcctaaaaagatgctcaggacagtttacgggtcactgctgcgcatcgtcacgaaagcttatcttgtTCACGTgattttaagccttaccgcttgtcgatttaaacattaaagcagccaaacacaagacgtggaaaagctgaactgagtagctggttcctcgcgcgctgtgttcggtgcggagagagagagccgcgtatcacggacagcgacactgaacccaGCTCCCTTCTGCgcagttctcctcgaagtccctcctgcacctgaacgaacaaacacaaatcgcagtttgaacaaacaaaaagatgtgaaagagcccaattcagcaccgcggtgtgctggtgttcagggctcacgcagagaaaggcgtctcaaaacacttggaaatcgaatttgcttatttttgctcttgtgccgacaaatacatacaaaatatgtcaaaatatccaccttggaaattatgttcgaaaaaactgtcagttatttcttaagtgaaagtaaacagttgaggaaaaaaatgggatgtgtattatattggatgcgtttatcatctcttaaagtgaccgcgcctaatttagctactggctgctataatgttaatccaagaaaatgaaaatgaaaatccctcactgctcttgactgaattactttgaatagtttttggtttgactgttaaaactacagacACCACatataatttgatatatatagcaaaactgtaatgtgataaatgttgaaggtgtctgaatacatgtagatttgattgtatatttatttttgcaatgaagactatccagtgctattttacatttaattatttggtttctgtaccttgacacctacaaacttgaaaaaaactttgtgtaaatagcacaaataaataaaaataaacgaacatacaaattaaaccatttcaaacagggcccactggtacaaccttcaccaggGCCCCGTCTTCTCCATCTGCAaagcgtatgcagtccgtgtgcattacgtatgtggtgcagcacggactcgatgtgctttcacacaggacgcaattgcagtccgctacttggtacgtaaacgatcgctgcactgctgcagagtgcagacgcaacgctcctggaacgcaactggaatccgttaacatgggtgcgtaaaaaaatatgcaaactcatacgcactgcagacggagtatgtgtgaaacaggcgtaaggttgtttgcagcttgtgcaatgtggaatcagtttacagctttttcaagcactttgtgttGCATTTTGGAAAcgggagatgagccccttttctaatgcaccacctagcttgataaaccccttctcaaagacttactgtttgtcaattttatttgggtaacacacatattctgaatgccttcggcagaatttgaatgagccattttaatctagattaatctagattatttTCAAAATTACAGTGAGAAAAACAGACATAAATCTAACTATAAGTGCTGCTCTGTTTTTCAGTGGAGGTGACTCTTGACCCAGAGACGGCCAACCCTGCTCTGGTTCTGTCTAAGGACCGCAAGCGCATGCAGTGTGGTCTGGAGCGGCGTGATGTTCCTCACAGCCTGCGACGCTTTGACAGCTGGTGGTGCTGTCTTGGCTCTGAAGGCTTCTTGTCGGGACGCCGGTACTGGGAGGTAGAAGTGGGCGACCGTGATTGGCGTCTCGGGGTGGCCAAAGAATCAGCTCTCTGCAAAGGTTACAGACCACTGAATACCCAGAGCGGATACTTGACCCTCAGGCTGGAGAGGGGCTCCGAGCTCAAGGCCCTGACCACACCGCCCACACCCCTGCCCCAGTCACTCATCCCACGGAGGGTGGGGGTCTATCTGGACTATGAGGCGGGGCAGCTGTCCTTCTATGACACCCAGAAGCGTGCACACATCTACACATACAGCGAGAGGTTCACAGAGAAGCTTTACCCAGTGTTTGGGACGGTGGAGATGGTCCGCGAGATGGTGATCAGGCCTGTAGACCTAAGGGAGCAATGTCTTTGTAAGGGACAATGTCTGTTCTGCTAATAATGAACGCACAATCCTTATACACACAGATTGCAAATTGAAATTACACACGCATAAAATAACAATAACTGATCAAAGCTTACAAAAAATAGAATCGGAGAGAGAAgtttcctcatttttttttttgagtagctAAAGCTGTGAAATCTGCACCAATAGCATTACaaagaaagtgttaaaatatttttaaacagtcTGTCTGAACAAACAGATAGTCCTGCTCAAGAGACCGTATCATAGAGAGCTGCAGTGATGATTTATTTCTCTAGGCCAATCTGGAAGTTTAGAACCCAATAAGATTTTTCAACTGGCTTTTGTACTGATGGTTCCTCAAAGCTTTTGGATTATTACAGAAAATAAGATCTGTgactaaaaaaagtttatattcacATAAACACAAGCCTAAGTACAATCaccagaagtaaaaagctaaatgAATAGTTTAGAATAGTTTGTAAGACCATGATTATAAAACCCAGTGAGAAGAGTTTACCTGTTTGGTGTGACATTTAACCTCGATGTCCCATTTAGCCACTTGTTATCAATTGCCTTTTTCAAGACaagtcaaatattaaaaaaaaaatcatgtgaattatttattactgatgtattttatgttgtggaattaaacatgaaaatatcttgagcttgtgctAACCGCAGAccttatttcagttatttaaccAAAAACCTTTTCAGAAAACCCACTGATCTCTGGACTGAAAGTATTATAATGCTAAAAATCATTTCCCAGGGTTTTGGCCTACATAAATACATCATCCCTACAGCGCACTACTGGTTGAACTTCATGCAGCACTGCATAgacttgtatatatttttgtgtttctcAGTAAAACTGATCCGATTACTGAAATACTaaagtaattaaaacaaaaaaaaatctaaaattttttaaaatactaaaacttcaaaatcaaaaacataatgaaatctaattcagaatataaaaaaacaacaacatcaatgatactaaaataatgcaGAGTTGAAGCTGAACACACCTATTGTTGCTGTGAGACTGGTCCGCAtgcaatgtttttactttttcagGAACACCACCTACAAATGAAATATTTGTCTATGCTTATTAATCTGGGatataattgattttaaaatttctttcttgtgcagctactattctttaaaaaaatatactaagGGCTTTTTTGCTAAAACGTACTGATGCATGAGTGCTACATTTACTCTTGCAATTAGTTTAGCTCGAACTGCTTGTATGCAAAACAAAGTCTGAATGGAAACtgtacaatgtttattttttattttaagaaattaaacttGTAAAATCTACTCTCAAATTTCATAGAACGTTCAACATTCAAAATGTAACTTGACAGTGATTGTCATTGTAATATTTCTATACTGAATTGtgattgttttatttcttacatctATTTACCCATATAAGGTTCATTTACGTAGTTTTTAAGTGCATGGcctaaaatatgattacaattagCCAAATCCAAGGTCTAAaaccaaaatattattttgctAAACTGAATTCACAATTTTACTTCAAATCTAGTTTTAGCAAGTGTTGAATATAGTCATATTCAGCTccatgatttttttgtttgtcagtTACATAAGAAACCATATAGAGGGCAGTGTCAGTACAAACTCCTCCAATATCTCAGTAGGTTCAGTGTGCTAAAAACATCGTTGACACACAAGGAGTCGACTGTGGTAGGATGATTTATTGTTGCGGAGAACTAATATGCAGTGAGATGTTTTGCATACTACAAACTACAGCTTGAATATGATGATGAAATgcaattttaatataaaactaaaaaaaaaaaaagagagatgtttTCCCATGTCAAAAGTACCATACAAATGATTAAAGGCAGTTAAAATGTAATTCAGGGGTACATAGGTGTGAGATAGGTAATCTTTTACAAATTCCCAGCAGTGAACAAACCTGGCAGATTTAATATCATCCGAAATACAGCCACGGGCCTGAAGTTACAACAACACATCTTGCAACCaggcagtaaaaaaacaaacctcAGTAACATATTTACAGTCCTAAGAATCGAGTCCATATGTATGCGCTCATGTGTTGCAAGTGAAAAAAACTGATTTAGGAGAAAATGACTTGAGTTAATTGAAGAGACATGGCATACTCAATGTGAAAATACATATAGAAAACATACATGCTCAAATAACTTGATACATCTTGAAAGCAACATCAATGATATAAACAACATGATATGAAACCTGCCAAATTCAAACCTCGTCAAAACGAACGCAATCTAGCTCAAATATCTCACGCCACATACATCAATAACATTTCTCGCAAACACTACATGAAACATGGACTGATGccaatatttttaacaaataccTGTTTGGAAGCGATAACACTCAAATGTTTTAAGTCTTTACATTCAACAAAACATCAAGGCTTGAAAATGTGGTCTTTATGATCAATAATCCGAGGAATCCAAGCACTCAGCTGTTCTCATGCTCACATAAACACCATATGTTGTGCACATTGGTCTGTGAATGTTTCTAGTTTGACTTTAGCGTGTTTTGGTACTGCTGCTCTGCCATGTGATTTCAGCCGAAGGCACTTGTGGAAGGAAGTTCAATTAGGCCTCGTAGTACTGTCTCTCCACCTTCTTAGTGACGGTGCTGCTGGACATCACTCCTCTCTGCACCATCTCCACCTGTCGCGTGATGGTGCCGCCCGACTCTGTGATCTGCCTGCTCGACATCATCATCATCCCGTCTAGAAGAAATACACATCAGACACCGATACAATGAGcaaaacattacaataaagaATTTAAAgtctagaataaaaaaaatgattttattgcAATTCATTTTGATCAACTGCTTAAagtttataataaatttttataacattatcataCACACAACATACTGTATGGTATTTCCAGAAATGTTAGATGACTGATATACCAccaatataaatgtgtatttagtttaatatattaaatatgatataatagtacttatattttataataatattagggtaacactttagtatagggaccgaTTCttactaataactagttgcttattagcatacctAAAATTAACATATCggttgtttattagtattataaaacacatattctgcatgaccatattttacatccctaatctgacccaatacctaaacttaactactattgtcctaactattaataagcagcaaataatgaGTTTATTAAGTCAAAGTCATGTTTAATGGTTTGTTgatagcaagaattggacctttAAATAAAGTGACCAATATTATTGATGTTAGGTCTATTTCACTCTATTTCATGATTAAACATAAATAGAAATCAATGTTTAatcaataatttcacattttttatt
Coding sequences within it:
- the zgc:194990 gene encoding butyrophilin subfamily 2 member A2, producing MMKDCLQFLIEPAKKFKFRLKETRKRVKHAKKEPLTESQLFIMELVRELNRICQRSDILAHIWTGEDVWPPHACREFIVETANILEMKENTETPMQVYADLHPEKRDWKSQLLSMLEQGGEYDLGPYKRIILDWTRGQRNRHPHGIWPGEAVLMMLDDVELRWKRGHLSHLQSAVELLIGVVLGEHLDKELIPRLWLVQKQKSQTIDCTGYIPHIVWNWICDATVEVTLDPETANPALVLSKDRKRMQCGLERRDVPHSLRRFDSWWCCLGSEGFLSGRRYWEVEVGDRDWRLGVAKESALCKGYRPLNTQSGYLTLRLERGSELKALTTPPTPLPQSLIPRRVGVYLDYEAGQLSFYDTQKRAHIYTYSERFTEKLYPVFGTVEMVREMVIRPVDLREQCLCKGQCLFC